The genomic segment CAATAATACAACAAAAATATTGGACTACTTCCTATTTGCTTTGGGTATAATATTTATTATTTGGGGCTCTTACAAATTATTTTTTTAGAGGTGAATACTTGATATGGAAGTTTACTTAGATAATTCATCAACAACTTTTCCTAAACCAAAGCAAGTTATTAATGCTATGTGTGACTATATGCTAAATGTAGGTGGCAATGCAGGCCGTGGAAATTACAGTAATTCTCTTCAAAGTAATAGATATCTTTATGATGCAAGAGAATTAATTTGTAACTTTTTTGGTTATGATTCCCCTAGTAATGTTATTTTTACAAACAACGTTACTACATCTTTAAACATATTAATCAAAGGCATTTTAAGGCCTGGTGATCATGTAATAACATCTTCAATGGAACATAATTCTGTTATTAGACCATTATTCTTTTGTAAGGAGAACCTTCAAATTGAATTAGATATAGTAGCTGCAAATTCTGAAGGTTTTATCAATGCCGATGATTTAAAAAAGAAAATTACTAATAAAACAAAGCTAGTTGTAATGACTCAAGCATCTAACGTCACAGGCTCAGTACAAGACCTATATAACATCGGTAAAATATGTAATGAAAACAACATTTTTTTCATTGTTGATTCTTCTCAGGGTGCCGGTGTTTTAGATATTAATATGAAAAATATAAAAGCTAATGCGATAGCTTTTACGGGACATAAAAGTTTATTGGGTCCGCAAGGAATTGGTGGATTTATATTGGACCCTAAATTTAATGACTCTTGTTCAAGTCTAATACACGGCGGTACTGGAAGTCTTTCTTATTCTTTATCACAACCAGACTTTCTACCTGATAAGTTTGAATGCGGAACTCATAATCTTCCAGGGATAGTTGGATTATCAGAATCTATTAAATATATAAACTCAGTAGGTTTAAATTCAATTTATGAACACAATAACTACTTAATAAAACATATGCTAGAAGGTTTGCTAAACATCAAAGGAATAACTGTTTATGGTGATTTATCTGGCAAAAGGCTAAGTTCATGTATTTCTATAAATCTTAATTCCCTCGATCCTTCTGAATTGGGATATTATTTAGAATGTGAAGGAATAAAGACTAGATCTGGTTTGCATTGTTCTCCATTAGCACACAAGACCATAGGTAGTTATCCATCTGGAACTGTCAGACTAAGCATTAGTTATTTTACAACTAAGGAAGAAGTTAATTATGCGCTTACGGTTCTAAATAAAATTTCAAAAAATCTATAACAACAAATATTTCAAGTGCTCTTAGCACTGGCCTTAATACATACCTTTTATATTATTTTCTTGTTAGATGTGATTATTAATTTAATTTGTATTCTATTTATTATTTTTAGACGATGAATAAAACCTCTTTTTATTGGAAATAAATCTAATAAAAGGAGGTTTTCTTATGTGTCAAAATTTTTCTGTAAACTCATCTTCACTGGCTTCTTGTACTAAAATCAAAGATTATTTATTGACTGAATTACAACCAATACTTTATGAAGATAGGCCAATTATATTTATTTGTATTGGAAGTGATAGATCTACTGGAGATTCATTAGGCCCATTAGTAGGACATAAATTAAAACATTTTTCTAAGAATAATATACATATATTTGGAACACTCGAAAATCCAATACATGCAAAAAATATAGTAAGTAAATTAAATGAGATAAATTTTAATTTTATAAATCCATATATTATAGCAATCGATTCTTGTTTAGGATCTATAAATAATATAGGTAAAGTTTTCATACAGAAAAAGCCTCTACTTCCTGGTTTGGCTTTAAATAAGAACCTTCCTGCCGTTGGTGATATGAGCATAACTGGTATTGTAAATGTATCCGGAGGATTTGATTTTTTAGTTTTACAAAATACTAGATTATATACTGTTATGAATCTCGCAGATTCAATTTCTAGAGGTATCTATTATTTTATTTTAAAGAGCTTAGATAGGCCTAACACTACTAGCACTTCTGTAAATATTCAATTTTAGTAACTTTTAATTCTTAATTGCTTTAACAAAACAATTCTCATTTCTATGATTATTAATTTATTTTAAACTTATATAGTTGCCATCAGTGTAATACTATTTTGTATTATTTTTCAATAAAGATTGTTTCACGTGAAACAATCTTTATTTTCTTTGCTAATTTTCTTTTAATAAAAACTTTCTAGCCATGCGTGGTATATTATAATTTAATAGTTTTCTGGTTTTTAACATAACTATAATTATTTACTTATAAACAAAATAATTAATCTATGTAAGTTCTAATAAATTTTATACATTTTAACGCATAGCCTGCCTATTGTTTGTGTGAGAACCTTATTTATTGTTCCAATGAAATTTTATATAGAAGCTCGAATACTAATCTAACTTTTAAAGAATGTATTGTTTATCACTGATGATTTTACCCCTTCCTATAACCCCTCAATTAGATTTAGGCCAGGACTATATTGAGATAAAAACATTAATTCAAGTCTATTTTTCAGTTTCTCCAAAAGCAGTTGTATCAATTTAGCATGATGAACTTTAGCATTATCAAGAATAATAACTATCTTACCTTTTTTTTGGATATTGCGTAAGCACCTTCTTAAAAAACTCAAGGAATGCTACAGCATCATATTTTTCATGTTCTTCACAATATACATGGCCACTTTCATAATCTAGTATTCCTATTAATTTTACGCCTACCACATTTCAATAATTAGGTATACTTCCTTATTTCCCTTTTATAAACCAAGTCTTTTGAATAGCCTGATAATCTCTTATCATTGATTAGTCTTGAAATAAGGTAATATCAATTAAGTCATCAAGGTGTGTTTTTTTAGATATTCAAAATCCTTCTTGAAAATTTCTTGTTTCTCTTTATCAGACTTTTTAAAACATATGTTGGTTTTGTACAACTCAAATTTAATCTGTGAAGTATAACTGCCATACTGCTATGTTTTATAGTAATTCTAAAATTAACCCTGACCCGTTGACATATTAATTTTATAGTCAAGTTTTTTATTGATTCAACCCCCACTTCGTCAATCGTATTATTTGTTATCACATAAATAAGTTCTTGTTATTGCTCAGGATTTAATTTTCTAGGGGCACCAGGTGGCTTTTTTAAGCAAGGCCCTTTAATCCATTGACTTTATATTTTTTAATATAGTCACCAACAGTATGCTCTTCTAATCCTTCCATTTCTACAATCATCTTATTAAAAAAACTTAGACGTGTTTTTAAACTACAGGATCCCGCTTATACATTCGTACACTTTTAGATTCTGTCATTGCCGTTAAGTTCTAATACTATACTGCACTCTTATTATCTTCTATGGTAATTCTATTTAGATTTATTTTATATAGCCTTATCAAATAATATAAATATGAGTTAAGAAGAAATGAATTTTACTAATTAGAACTTATATATAGTAATTATATTTGCCTTACAGTTTCACTTTTTCATTATGTAGTCCTATTATAAATTATTTACATATTTAAATTTTTTACTCTATGTATAATATCCACACTTATTATATTTCATCTAGCGATTCTAAACTATATCCAAATACATATCATAATACTATCATACATTTCAAAATATTTTAGATTACATTCAATTGATGAATTTTAATTATGTAAAATATGTTTAATCAGCATATACCTAAAATAACTCTTCTGTAGTATTATAATTAAATTGACCTTTTTTCTTAAAAAAGTATTCATTCAAGCTCATAAAAATAAAACATTATTTAAATTATAA from the Clostridium beijerinckii genome contains:
- a CDS encoding winged helix-turn-helix domain-containing protein, which translates into the protein MITNNTIDEVGVESIKNLTIKLICQRVRVNFRITIKHSSMAVILHRLNLSCTKPTYVLKSLIKRNKKFSRRILNI
- the yyaC gene encoding spore protease YyaC, whose protein sequence is MCQNFSVNSSSLASCTKIKDYLLTELQPILYEDRPIIFICIGSDRSTGDSLGPLVGHKLKHFSKNNIHIFGTLENPIHAKNIVSKLNEINFNFINPYIIAIDSCLGSINNIGKVFIQKKPLLPGLALNKNLPAVGDMSITGIVNVSGGFDFLVLQNTRLYTVMNLADSISRGIYYFILKSLDRPNTTSTSVNIQF
- a CDS encoding transposase, whose amino-acid sequence is MSFLRRCLRNIQKKGKIVIILDNAKVHHAKLIQLLLEKLKNRLELMFLSQYSPGLNLIEGL
- a CDS encoding aminotransferase class V-fold PLP-dependent enzyme, giving the protein MEVYLDNSSTTFPKPKQVINAMCDYMLNVGGNAGRGNYSNSLQSNRYLYDARELICNFFGYDSPSNVIFTNNVTTSLNILIKGILRPGDHVITSSMEHNSVIRPLFFCKENLQIELDIVAANSEGFINADDLKKKITNKTKLVVMTQASNVTGSVQDLYNIGKICNENNIFFIVDSSQGAGVLDINMKNIKANAIAFTGHKSLLGPQGIGGFILDPKFNDSCSSLIHGGTGSLSYSLSQPDFLPDKFECGTHNLPGIVGLSESIKYINSVGLNSIYEHNNYLIKHMLEGLLNIKGITVYGDLSGKRLSSCISINLNSLDPSELGYYLECEGIKTRSGLHCSPLAHKTIGSYPSGTVRLSISYFTTKEEVNYALTVLNKISKNL